The DNA region AGACCTTGGCGGCGCCCGGGTTTCGCAACAGCTGCGCCGAAAAACGCAGTTGGCTCGCGGCGTCGTCGCCGTATCCGACGCGGCGCCCGCCGACGGTGAGCGGGGCGTCGTCGGCGTAGGCGATGCCCCGTCCGCCGAATGCCGTGCCCAGGCCCGCGGCCATGGCCGCGGCCGCCCCGCCGCGCAGGAAGTTGCGCCGGCTCACCCGATGCCGTTTGACGTACGAACGGTGCCAATCGTATTGCTCGTCCATCGTCATCCGTGCGGCGAGCTGTGCCGGGATGCCCGTGCGGGGCACCGAGCCGAGGGGGTTCAGCATCGAGAAACCTTGTCACCTAGTCGGATTGGCGAGGTCATCACATCGTCGGAAGCTTACGAATGCGCGACGGGCCGGTGAACAGGGAGCGGTGCGCCCGACTCGGCTGCCGATCAGTCGGTCTCGGGGGTCATCGGGCTGGCATGGGAGGCCTCGTACTCGGCCTCGAAGGAACGCTCGCGACGGCGCTCACGCAGCTTCCACACGATCAGGGCGAGCACCACGACCGCCGCCGCGCCGAACGCCAGATCCCGGCCGACCGTCTTGGCCACCGCCTCGTAGGACTGCCCGGCGACGAATCCGAGCACCACGAAGATCGCGCCCCAGACGATTCCACCGACCGCGTTGAAGAGCAGGAACCGGCGGTAGGGCATGCGGGAGGTACCGGCCAGGGCGGGCATCATGGCCCGGAAGAACGCGGTGAAGCGGCCCAGGAACACCGCCCAGCCGCCACGGCGGGCCAGGTAGTCCTGTGCGCCGTCGAGGCGGCCGCGGTGCCGGTCCAGGATCGAGGCCTGCAACAGCTTCGGCCCGACCACTTTCCCCACCTCGTAACCGACACTGTCACCGAGGATCGCGGCGGCCACCACGAGCACGATCATCAGCCACAGCTGCACATGGCCCTGGCTGGCGGCCACACCGCCGAGCACCGCGGCCGTCTCGCCGGGGATGACGAACCCGACGAAGATCGCATCCTCGGCGAACACCAGCAGCGTGACGACGAGGTACACCCAGACCGGGGCGATATCCAGGATCCGGTGCATCAGCGAATTCATGCCCGTCACGGTACCGACGGCGCACGCGGGAGCGTGGGGCCGCCGGTCGAATGGGCGGAAAACGATTGCACGGCATCGGCTCTCGAGCCAGCATCAGCGGATGAGAATGACACATGTTGCGGTGCTGGCGGCGGCTGCGGTGGCTGCCTTCGAGCTCGGGACCGGAATCGCCGGCGCGACACCGGAGCCCCTCGACACCGTCAATGTCCACCTCGCCGGCGCCTACATCGACGCGCTGATCAGTCACGATGCCTCCGCGGTGCGGTTCGCGCCGAACGCGACACGGGTCGAGGCCGGGCTGCAGACCGGGTTCTCGGGGCCGCAGCTCAGCAACGACCTCGAGCACGGCATGCAGTATTCGCTCGTGCAGCGCTACTACGCCCTGCGATACAGCACGGCGGGCGACGTGGTGACCGCACGGTATCTGCTGGACTCCGGGATCGCGAGGGTACGGCTGGTGACGGTGGACATCACCGAAACCTTCGTCATCCGGGACGGTCTCATCCAGACCATCGACGCGACCATCGTGCCGGTCGGTTAACGCG from Nocardia tengchongensis includes:
- a CDS encoding DedA family protein yields the protein MNSLMHRILDIAPVWVYLVVTLLVFAEDAIFVGFVIPGETAAVLGGVAASQGHVQLWLMIVLVVAAAILGDSVGYEVGKVVGPKLLQASILDRHRGRLDGAQDYLARRGGWAVFLGRFTAFFRAMMPALAGTSRMPYRRFLLFNAVGGIVWGAIFVVLGFVAGQSYEAVAKTVGRDLAFGAAAVVVLALIVWKLRERRRERSFEAEYEASHASPMTPETD